A genome region from Nocardia sp. NBC_00565 includes the following:
- a CDS encoding LLM class F420-dependent oxidoreductase: protein MLLRVFTEPQQGASYDDLLAVARRSEECGFDAFFRSDHYLVMGEPDGLPGPTDSWITLAGLARETSRIRLGTLVSSATFRNPGVLAISVAQVDQMSGGRVELGLGAGWFEAEHRAYGIDFPDTVGRFDLLEEQLELITGLWDTPLGERYDFAGKHYRIVDSPALPKPVQSPHPPVIVGGAGKRRTPMLAAKYAAEFNAGFKTLDETAELFGRVRSTCAEVGRDPATLDLSVAHAVVLGKDDAEVRRRLEIYDAADVEEVRAHALVGTPGEVVDKLGRYAAIGAGRAYLQILDLSDLDHLDLIAAEVLPHMT from the coding sequence ATGTTGCTGAGGGTGTTCACCGAACCGCAGCAGGGTGCCTCGTATGACGATCTGCTCGCGGTCGCGCGGCGGAGCGAGGAGTGCGGGTTCGATGCGTTCTTCCGCTCTGATCACTATCTGGTGATGGGCGAGCCCGATGGGCTGCCCGGGCCGACCGATTCGTGGATCACGTTGGCGGGGCTGGCTCGGGAGACCAGTCGGATCCGCCTGGGCACGCTGGTGAGTTCTGCGACCTTTCGTAATCCGGGTGTGCTCGCCATCTCTGTTGCACAGGTCGATCAGATGAGTGGTGGCCGGGTCGAATTGGGCTTGGGCGCCGGGTGGTTCGAGGCCGAACACCGGGCCTACGGCATCGATTTCCCGGATACGGTCGGCCGGTTCGACTTGCTCGAGGAGCAATTGGAGCTGATCACCGGGCTGTGGGATACCCCGTTGGGTGAGCGCTACGACTTCGCAGGCAAGCACTACCGCATCGTGGATTCCCCGGCACTGCCCAAGCCCGTGCAGTCGCCGCATCCGCCGGTGATCGTCGGCGGTGCGGGTAAGCGGCGCACGCCCATGCTGGCGGCGAAGTACGCTGCCGAATTCAATGCCGGCTTCAAGACTTTGGATGAGACCGCGGAGCTGTTCGGCCGGGTCCGCAGTACCTGCGCCGAGGTAGGGCGTGACCCGGCGACACTCGATCTGTCTGTGGCGCATGCGGTTGTCCTCGGTAAGGACGACGCCGAAGTGCGCCGCCGCCTCGAGATCTACGACGCGGCGGATGTCGAGGAAGTGCGCGCCCATGCGCTCGTCGGTACGCCAGGCGAAGTCGTCGACAAACTCGGCCGGTATGCGGCCATCGGCGCGGGCCGGGCCTACCTGCAGATCCTCGACCTGTCCGACCTCGACCACCTCGACCTGATCGCCGCCGAAGTCCTGCCCCACATGACCTGA
- a CDS encoding glycosyltransferase 87 family protein, whose protein sequence is MNDRSGIADQAEQPVITPDTRLEAASATPPFSTSNPQVRWLLIAIALFAVSVLVSLVVHWWNGYIDLQVYRNGARVWLDDGELYGPMPPVEGIGLPFTYPPLAALFFAPLALMPLVPAEVLVTATSVLSLGITLWLVLARLRPTLERRGMLALVIGAVAAAQMFEPVRATFGFGQINLVLMAAITMDCLVRKPIWPRGMLIGIAVSVKLIPAGYLLYFLLRRDWKAAGTLVVSAIAAIGLGFLLFPSDSVEYWFHTLSDTGRIGPPYFAGNQSIKGMAFRLGVADSLATLIWITLSLIAIALAAVWMHRLIQSGQQVAALMVNAAAILLVSPVSWSHHWVWIAPTLLVVADTIARGTRDRRFIGAVAACTVLFLIGPQWLLPHSKDLELGWAWWQQIIGSSYVLATLAVFVIAVATYHPATADTPETADA, encoded by the coding sequence GTGAACGATCGATCGGGGATTGCGGATCAGGCTGAGCAGCCCGTCATCACGCCGGACACCCGACTGGAAGCCGCGTCCGCGACGCCGCCATTCTCGACATCGAACCCGCAGGTGCGCTGGCTGCTGATCGCCATCGCCCTGTTCGCCGTCTCGGTCCTCGTCTCGCTGGTGGTGCACTGGTGGAACGGTTATATCGATCTCCAGGTCTACCGCAACGGCGCACGCGTCTGGCTCGACGACGGCGAGCTCTACGGTCCGATGCCTCCGGTCGAGGGAATCGGGCTGCCGTTCACCTATCCCCCGTTGGCCGCGCTGTTCTTCGCACCGCTCGCGCTGATGCCGCTGGTGCCTGCCGAGGTGCTGGTGACCGCCACCTCGGTGCTGAGTCTCGGCATCACACTGTGGCTGGTGCTCGCGCGCCTGCGCCCCACCCTCGAGCGGCGCGGCATGCTCGCACTGGTCATCGGCGCGGTCGCGGCGGCGCAGATGTTCGAACCGGTCCGGGCGACCTTCGGCTTCGGCCAGATCAATCTGGTGCTGATGGCCGCGATCACCATGGATTGCCTTGTCCGCAAACCGATCTGGCCGCGCGGCATGCTGATCGGCATCGCGGTGTCGGTGAAGCTGATCCCGGCCGGATATCTGCTCTACTTCCTGCTGCGCCGGGACTGGAAGGCGGCGGGCACGCTGGTTGTCTCCGCGATCGCGGCGATCGGGCTCGGATTCCTGCTGTTCCCCAGTGATTCGGTCGAATACTGGTTCCACACGCTGTCCGATACCGGCCGCATCGGCCCCCCGTACTTCGCGGGCAATCAGTCGATCAAAGGTATGGCCTTCCGGCTCGGCGTCGCCGATTCGCTGGCCACCCTGATCTGGATCACGTTGTCGCTGATCGCGATTGCCCTCGCGGCAGTGTGGATGCACCGGCTGATCCAATCCGGCCAACAGGTGGCCGCGCTGATGGTGAACGCGGCCGCGATTCTGCTGGTCTCCCCGGTCTCCTGGTCGCACCACTGGGTCTGGATCGCTCCTACCCTGCTGGTCGTCGCCGACACCATCGCCCGCGGCACCCGCGATCGCCGCTTCATCGGCGCGGTCGCCGCCTGCACCGTGCTGTTCCTGATCGGCCCGCAGTGGCTGCTGCCGCATTCGAAAGACCTCGAGCTCGGCTGGGCCTGGTGGCAGCAGATCATCGGCAGCAGTTACGTATTGGCGACGCTCGCGGTGTTCGTGATCGCGGTCGCGACTTACCACCCGGCCACCGCGGACACTCCGGAGACGGCTGACGCCTAG
- the purL gene encoding phosphoribosylformylglycinamidine synthase subunit PurL, producing MTPQVDTVSAAAATPDAPQPYKELGLKDDEYARIKEILGRRPTDAELAMYSVMWSEHCSYKSSKVHLRYFGETTTDEMKAAMLAGIGENAGVVDVGDGWAVTFKVESHNHPSYVEPYQGAATGVGGIVRDIMAMGARPIAVMDQLRFGAADAADTRRVVDGVVRGVGGYGNSLGLPNIGGETVFDASYQGNPLVNALCAGVMRVEDLHLAFASGAGNKIILFGARTGLDGIGGVSVLASDTFSGDESGSGRKKLPSVQVGDPFTEKVLIECCLELYAAKLVVGIQDLGGAGLSCATSELAAAGDGGMHIDLTKVPLRAKGMTPAEVLSSESQERMCAVVTPENVDAFMAVCHKWDVLATVIGEVTEGDRLVISWHGETVVDVPPRTVAHQGPVYERPVRRPDFQDALIADSTDKLSRPKTADELRATLLQMISSPQLCSRKWITEQYDRYVRGNTVLAEHADAGVIRIDEQTGRGIALATDASGRYTKLDPYTGAQLALAEAYRNVATTGATPKAVTNCLNFGSPEDPGVMWQFQQAVRGLADGCVALGIPVTGGNVSFYNQTGQDAILPTPVVGVLGVIDDVHRRIPTGLGLEPGETLILLGETADEFGGSIWSQVAHDHLGGVPPKVDFAREQLLAEVLTSGSRDGMISAAHDLSEGGLIQTVVEAALAGETGCRILLPEGADPFVQLFSESAGRVLVAVPRSEETRFTKMCTARALPWARIGVVDQGSDAVEVQGQFSITLDELRAAHEGTLPKLFGASAI from the coding sequence GTGACTCCGCAGGTCGACACCGTCAGCGCAGCCGCAGCAACGCCCGACGCACCGCAGCCGTACAAGGAGCTCGGTCTCAAAGACGACGAGTACGCGCGGATCAAGGAAATCCTCGGCCGTCGGCCGACCGACGCCGAACTGGCGATGTATTCGGTGATGTGGAGCGAGCACTGCTCGTACAAGTCATCGAAGGTGCATCTGCGCTACTTCGGTGAGACCACCACCGACGAGATGAAGGCCGCCATGCTCGCGGGCATCGGTGAGAACGCGGGCGTGGTCGATGTCGGTGACGGCTGGGCGGTCACCTTCAAGGTGGAGAGCCATAACCACCCCTCCTATGTGGAGCCGTATCAGGGCGCGGCCACCGGTGTCGGCGGCATCGTGCGCGACATCATGGCCATGGGCGCGCGGCCCATCGCGGTAATGGATCAGCTGCGCTTCGGCGCGGCGGACGCGGCCGATACCCGGCGCGTCGTCGACGGTGTGGTGCGCGGTGTCGGCGGCTACGGCAACTCGCTCGGTCTGCCGAATATCGGCGGCGAGACCGTCTTCGACGCCTCATATCAGGGCAACCCGTTGGTTAACGCGCTGTGCGCCGGTGTGATGCGGGTCGAGGATCTGCATCTGGCCTTCGCCTCCGGCGCGGGCAACAAGATCATTCTGTTCGGCGCGCGGACCGGCCTCGACGGCATCGGCGGCGTCTCGGTGCTGGCCTCGGACACCTTCTCCGGTGACGAGTCCGGGTCCGGCCGCAAGAAGCTGCCCAGCGTCCAGGTCGGTGACCCGTTCACCGAGAAGGTGCTCATCGAGTGCTGTCTCGAGCTGTACGCCGCCAAGCTGGTGGTCGGCATCCAGGATCTCGGCGGCGCCGGATTGTCCTGTGCCACATCCGAACTCGCGGCAGCGGGCGACGGCGGCATGCATATCGACCTGACCAAGGTGCCGTTGCGCGCCAAAGGCATGACCCCGGCCGAGGTGCTCTCCAGCGAATCGCAGGAGCGCATGTGTGCGGTGGTCACGCCGGAGAACGTGGACGCGTTCATGGCCGTCTGCCACAAGTGGGATGTGCTGGCCACGGTGATCGGTGAGGTCACCGAGGGCGACCGGCTGGTGATCAGCTGGCACGGCGAGACCGTGGTGGACGTGCCGCCGCGCACCGTCGCGCACCAGGGCCCGGTGTATGAGCGCCCGGTGCGGCGCCCGGATTTCCAGGACGCGCTGATCGCGGACAGCACGGACAAACTGTCGCGGCCGAAGACGGCCGACGAATTGCGCGCGACCCTGCTGCAGATGATTTCCAGCCCGCAGCTGTGCAGCCGCAAGTGGATCACCGAACAGTACGACCGTTACGTCCGCGGCAACACCGTGCTGGCCGAACACGCCGACGCGGGTGTCATCCGGATCGACGAGCAGACCGGCCGCGGCATCGCGCTGGCCACCGACGCGTCCGGCCGCTACACCAAGCTTGACCCCTACACCGGCGCGCAGCTCGCGCTGGCCGAGGCCTACCGCAATGTGGCCACCACCGGTGCTACGCCGAAGGCCGTCACCAACTGCCTCAACTTCGGTTCCCCCGAGGATCCCGGCGTGATGTGGCAGTTCCAGCAGGCCGTGCGTGGTCTCGCGGACGGCTGTGTGGCCCTTGGTATTCCGGTTACCGGCGGCAATGTCAGCTTCTACAACCAGACCGGCCAGGACGCCATCCTGCCGACCCCGGTGGTCGGCGTGCTCGGCGTCATCGACGATGTGCACCGGCGCATCCCGACCGGCCTCGGACTCGAGCCGGGCGAAACGCTGATCCTGCTCGGCGAGACCGCCGACGAATTCGGCGGTTCGATCTGGTCGCAGGTCGCGCACGACCATCTCGGCGGCGTGCCGCCGAAGGTCGACTTCGCCCGCGAGCAACTGCTCGCCGAGGTGCTGACCTCGGGTTCGCGCGACGGCATGATCAGTGCGGCGCACGACCTTTCGGAGGGCGGCCTGATCCAGACCGTCGTCGAGGCCGCGCTGGCGGGTGAAACCGGTTGCCGCATCCTGCTTCCCGAGGGTGCGGACCCGTTCGTGCAGCTGTTCTCCGAATCGGCGGGCCGGGTGCTCGTCGCGGTGCCGCGCTCGGAGGAGACCCGCTTCACCAAGATGTGCACCGCGCGGGCATTGCCGTGGGCGCGTATCGGAGTGGTCGACCAGGGCTCGGATGCCGTTGAGGTGCAGGGACAGTTCTCGATCACCCTGGACGAACTGCGCGCGGCGCACGAGGGCACGCTGCCGAAGCTGTTCGGAGCCAGCGCCATTTGA
- a CDS encoding alpha/beta hydrolase: MSAPEAREVSVRLRDGVGRVVGAVERFFHPNYVGLIVATVFFGWSLTPSLLPRDWLFEGLVSGINAAIGYGVGCLFEWVYRKWVRKPLRRKAAQLPASVTRQWAKRPKWLSGAVKVAIVLACLVVAVILLVESARWQREITALMAMEPITTSGFLRTGALSALVGAIAIGVFRAVRRLVRSIAFELIKRAHFPRQLAVPVGFLVVVVAAVLLFNGVLTKVFFDVANSAFSVRNSHTSPNAVQPQLPERSGSPNSLAAWDTLGSEGRWFVSFVPTAADIARVTGKPAREPIRVYAGLESADGPEAQAELIAAELERTGAFERKVLVVVTTTGTGWVDSTSAESIELMYGGDTAIAATQYSYLPSVLSFLSDKEKATRMGKLVFDKVYEHWSVRPKQTRPKLLVYGESLGSQGSEGAFPGLADLRAKTDGVLWVGPPNSNRLWSEFTARRDPGSPEILPTYADGLVVRFADSRGDLWKQGDTWLPPRIAYLQHASDPVVWWSPDLLFSEPDWLREPRGPDVSSRMAWYPIVTFWQVAADLPNAQRVSDGHGHNYGTLVLAAWAAIAQPPDWSADLADRIRAYLDASSAMEHKLK; encoded by the coding sequence TTGAGCGCGCCCGAGGCTCGGGAAGTCTCGGTACGTCTACGCGACGGCGTCGGCAGGGTTGTCGGCGCCGTCGAGCGCTTCTTCCATCCGAACTATGTCGGCCTCATCGTGGCCACGGTGTTCTTCGGTTGGTCGCTGACCCCCTCACTACTGCCGCGCGATTGGTTGTTCGAGGGGCTGGTCAGCGGTATCAACGCCGCTATCGGCTACGGCGTCGGCTGCCTGTTCGAGTGGGTGTACCGCAAGTGGGTGCGCAAGCCGCTGCGCCGCAAGGCGGCTCAGTTGCCCGCATCGGTCACGCGCCAGTGGGCGAAGCGGCCCAAGTGGCTGTCGGGTGCGGTGAAGGTCGCCATCGTGCTGGCCTGTCTCGTCGTCGCCGTAATTCTGCTGGTCGAGTCGGCGCGCTGGCAGCGCGAAATCACCGCGCTCATGGCCATGGAGCCGATCACGACCTCCGGCTTCCTGCGCACCGGCGCATTGAGCGCCCTGGTCGGTGCGATCGCCATCGGGGTGTTCCGCGCCGTGCGGCGGCTCGTTCGTTCGATCGCGTTCGAGCTGATCAAGCGGGCCCATTTTCCGCGCCAACTGGCCGTACCGGTCGGGTTTCTGGTCGTGGTCGTCGCGGCGGTGCTGCTGTTCAACGGTGTACTGACCAAAGTGTTTTTCGACGTGGCGAATTCGGCCTTCAGCGTGCGCAACAGTCACACTTCGCCGAATGCCGTGCAGCCGCAACTGCCCGAGCGTTCCGGCAGCCCGAACTCGCTGGCGGCCTGGGACACCCTCGGCTCCGAGGGCCGCTGGTTCGTATCTTTCGTGCCGACCGCAGCTGATATCGCGCGGGTCACCGGAAAGCCCGCGCGCGAACCCATTCGGGTCTATGCGGGGTTGGAATCGGCCGACGGTCCCGAGGCGCAGGCAGAGCTGATCGCGGCCGAGCTGGAACGCACCGGCGCGTTCGAACGCAAGGTGCTGGTGGTCGTGACGACAACGGGCACCGGCTGGGTCGATTCGACCAGCGCCGAATCCATCGAGCTGATGTACGGCGGCGATACCGCGATCGCCGCGACCCAGTATTCGTATCTACCGAGTGTGCTGTCGTTCCTTTCGGATAAGGAAAAGGCCACCCGGATGGGAAAACTGGTCTTCGACAAGGTCTATGAGCACTGGTCGGTGCGTCCGAAGCAGACCCGGCCGAAGCTGCTCGTCTACGGTGAGAGCCTGGGCTCACAGGGCTCCGAAGGCGCGTTCCCGGGTCTGGCCGACCTTCGGGCGAAGACCGACGGCGTGCTGTGGGTCGGGCCGCCGAATTCCAACCGGCTGTGGAGCGAATTCACCGCCCGCCGCGATCCCGGATCGCCGGAAATTCTGCCGACCTATGCCGACGGACTGGTGGTGCGCTTCGCCGACAGCCGCGGTGACCTGTGGAAACAGGGCGATACCTGGCTGCCGCCCCGGATCGCCTATCTACAGCACGCCTCCGATCCGGTGGTCTGGTGGTCACCGGATCTGTTGTTCAGCGAACCGGATTGGCTGCGCGAGCCGCGCGGCCCCGATGTCTCGTCGCGGATGGCGTGGTATCCGATCGTGACGTTCTGGCAGGTCGCCGCGGATCTGCCCAATGCCCAGCGGGTCAGTGACGGGCACGGGCACAACTACGGCACGCTGGTGCTGGCTGCGTGGGCCGCGATCGCGCAGCCGCCGGATTGGTCGGCGGATCTGGCGGACCGGATCCGTGCGTACCTGGACGCGTCATCGGCCATGGAACACAAGCTGAAATAA
- a CDS encoding alpha/beta hydrolase: MLETATTLMKLRARGVVVMRRAEEIIDLNYAGLVFATIFFALSVTPSLVPRDWLFQGLISGINAALGYGLGCVLEWLFRLWVRPRLSKRLGDRIAPPPTWVRYAVKSAILFTSAVTAAVMLVQSARWQREITALMGMEGTTTPAYLRTGLLSVAVGAALVAAYRTLRETIRFLARQLNRWVRVPRELAPSAGFLVLVILTVTLFNGVASRAFFAVANSAFSVQNDHTSQNAIQPVQPERSGSPASLAKWDSLGFEGRWFVSHGPSAARITSITGKSAREPIRAYVGLESAQSGEARAELAVSELERTGAFDRKVLVVVTTTGTGWVNSMAAGAIEYMYGGDTATVASQYSYLPSVLSFLADRGKASDAGKQLFDAVYEHWSARPDGARPKLLVYGESLGSQGSEAAFDGLADLRSKVDGALWVGPPNSNRLWEQFVSRRDPGSREVEPVYADGLVVRFASDSADLARPSTEWRAPRIAYLQHASDPVVWWSSDLIFSQPDWLSEPRGSDVTAQMRWWPFVTFWQVTCDLTNAQGVADGHGHRYGSLVLDGWIAVAAPPDWTVEQADRIRAQIEAAEDYEREIK; this comes from the coding sequence ATGCTCGAAACCGCCACCACCTTGATGAAGCTGCGTGCGCGCGGCGTCGTCGTGATGCGGCGGGCCGAGGAGATCATCGACCTGAACTACGCCGGGCTGGTCTTCGCGACGATCTTCTTCGCACTCTCGGTGACGCCGTCGCTGGTGCCGCGCGACTGGTTGTTCCAGGGCCTGATCAGCGGCATCAATGCCGCACTCGGTTACGGCCTCGGCTGCGTACTGGAATGGCTGTTCCGGCTGTGGGTTCGGCCGCGGTTGTCCAAGCGGCTGGGTGATCGGATCGCACCGCCGCCGACCTGGGTGCGCTATGCGGTGAAATCCGCCATCCTGTTCACCTCCGCCGTGACCGCGGCCGTCATGCTGGTGCAGTCGGCCCGTTGGCAGCGCGAGATCACCGCGTTGATGGGGATGGAGGGCACCACCACACCGGCCTACCTGCGCACCGGCTTGCTGAGCGTCGCGGTGGGCGCTGCGTTGGTCGCGGCGTATCGGACGCTGCGCGAGACCATCCGGTTCCTGGCCCGCCAGCTCAACCGCTGGGTCCGGGTGCCGCGTGAGTTGGCGCCCTCGGCCGGATTCCTGGTCCTGGTGATCCTGACCGTCACCCTGTTCAACGGTGTGGCCTCGCGTGCCTTCTTCGCGGTGGCGAATTCGGCGTTCAGCGTGCAGAACGATCACACCTCGCAGAATGCGATCCAGCCCGTGCAGCCCGAGCGCTCGGGCAGTCCGGCCTCGCTGGCGAAATGGGATTCGCTCGGTTTCGAGGGCCGCTGGTTCGTCTCGCACGGGCCGTCCGCCGCCCGGATCACCTCGATCACCGGCAAATCCGCGCGCGAGCCGATCCGGGCCTATGTGGGCCTGGAGTCGGCGCAGAGCGGCGAGGCGCGGGCCGAACTCGCGGTCTCCGAACTGGAGCGCACGGGCGCGTTCGATCGAAAGGTGCTGGTCGTGGTCACCACCACCGGTACCGGTTGGGTGAATTCGATGGCGGCCGGTGCCATCGAGTACATGTACGGCGGCGATACCGCGACCGTCGCCTCGCAATACTCGTATCTGCCCAGTGTGCTGTCGTTCCTCGCGGACCGCGGCAAGGCCTCGGACGCGGGTAAGCAGCTCTTCGACGCGGTGTACGAGCATTGGTCGGCACGGCCGGACGGTGCACGGCCGAAGTTGCTCGTCTACGGCGAGAGTCTGGGATCGCAGGGCTCGGAAGCGGCCTTCGACGGGCTGGCCGATCTGCGTTCGAAGGTCGATGGCGCGCTGTGGGTCGGCCCGCCGAATTCGAATCGACTGTGGGAGCAATTCGTTTCGCGGCGCGATCCCGGATCGCGGGAGGTGGAGCCGGTCTACGCGGACGGCCTGGTGGTCCGATTCGCTTCCGACAGTGCCGATCTCGCGCGTCCATCGACCGAATGGCGGGCCCCGCGCATCGCCTATCTGCAACACGCCTCCGACCCGGTCGTCTGGTGGTCCTCGGATCTGATCTTCTCCCAACCGGATTGGCTCTCCGAGCCGCGCGGTTCCGACGTCACCGCCCAGATGCGCTGGTGGCCCTTCGTCACCTTCTGGCAGGTCACCTGTGATCTCACCAACGCCCAGGGCGTCGCCGACGGCCACGGCCACCGCTACGGCAGCCTGGTCCTCGATGGCTGGATCGCGGTGGCCGCGCCCCCGGACTGGACCGTCGAGCAAGCCGATAGGATCCGGGCCCAAATCGAGGCCGCCGAGGACTACGAGCGCGAGATCAAGTAA
- a CDS encoding CPBP family intramembrane glutamic endopeptidase, whose product MGIPVAWSNWLLPRLDLDMRARTAANAGFATGYALAFGGRPNWLSARGFRYGLVSASVITAGYTAALAIPAVRNRMSELSDRAPDVPFVEWVTVHIPIGTVYSEELVFRAALDPLLDNTFGPRRGAVLGAATFGLWHIQPARAAGDSVPASVAATTLAGLVFGLLRSRTESAAAPALLHLALNVGGALAPRLAARLRRPA is encoded by the coding sequence ATGGGTATTCCAGTGGCCTGGAGTAATTGGCTCTTACCGCGCCTAGACCTGGATATGCGCGCCCGCACCGCCGCCAACGCCGGATTCGCCACCGGCTACGCGCTGGCGTTCGGCGGCCGACCGAACTGGTTGTCCGCCCGCGGCTTCCGCTACGGACTCGTCTCCGCGAGCGTGATCACCGCCGGTTACACTGCGGCCCTTGCCATTCCGGCAGTGCGAAACCGCATGTCCGAGTTGTCCGACCGCGCGCCGGATGTCCCGTTCGTCGAGTGGGTCACCGTCCACATCCCGATCGGCACCGTCTACAGCGAAGAACTCGTCTTCCGGGCAGCGCTGGACCCATTGCTGGACAACACCTTCGGACCACGCCGCGGCGCGGTGCTCGGTGCCGCGACCTTCGGCCTGTGGCATATCCAACCGGCGCGCGCGGCGGGCGACAGCGTCCCCGCCTCGGTCGCCGCGACCACTCTCGCCGGTCTGGTATTCGGCCTGCTGCGCAGCCGCACCGAGAGCGCCGCCGCTCCTGCCTTACTGCACCTCGCCCTGAACGTGGGCGGCGCCCTCGCTCCTCGCCTCGCCGCACGGCTTCGTCGTCCGGCCTGA
- a CDS encoding sterol carrier family protein, giving the protein MAGRTTVNPAELRAAVAAVSDWLHDESAPAPARTDLAAAVRTTARTLAASAPGHSVEVRVPPFVAVQCIEGPRHTRGTPPNVVETDPRTWLLLATGLLDFAAAEAAGSVTASGSRAGEVAHWLPIARTSAD; this is encoded by the coding sequence GTGGCGGGACGAACAACCGTGAACCCAGCGGAACTACGAGCGGCGGTCGCCGCGGTCAGCGACTGGCTGCACGACGAGTCGGCACCGGCACCCGCCCGCACCGACCTCGCCGCCGCGGTGCGTACGACTGCCCGCACCCTCGCCGCCTCGGCCCCGGGGCATTCGGTCGAGGTGCGGGTGCCGCCGTTCGTGGCGGTCCAGTGCATCGAAGGCCCGCGGCACACCAGGGGCACACCGCCGAACGTAGTGGAGACCGACCCGCGCACCTGGCTGCTGCTGGCTACCGGTCTGCTCGATTTCGCGGCGGCCGAGGCGGCGGGTTCGGTGACCGCGTCCGGCAGCCGGGCCGGCGAGGTCGCGCATTGGCTGCCGATCGCACGCACGAGCGCCGATTGA
- a CDS encoding acyl-CoA dehydrogenase family protein, with product MNSWIERAQYLADEVFAPAADAVDREGRIPGAHFDLLAEYGFYGATMSAASRSDSMRGGGRETGRADVDISTFTQVGEILVAGCLTTTFVWAQHLGVARRVANSPNLELRERLTEDLRHGRVRAGVTYAGANDQPGLTAHRVEGGYVLDGTAPFVTGWGLVDIIGVMARAADDENALISVLVPAESGPAVHAEPLPLIAADASNTVTLTVDGLMVPDSAVENRISLRNFHATFILAAWRNGALALGLVRRCLGELADLGVDTTALAAESARIRTELDDALSGQSDIYVARARASELAVRAAAALVTAIGSAAVTRGNRAERSLREATFTLVFGSRPAIRTALLDRLTRTP from the coding sequence GTGAATTCCTGGATCGAACGCGCGCAGTATTTGGCCGACGAGGTATTCGCACCGGCGGCCGATGCGGTCGACCGCGAGGGCCGGATTCCGGGTGCGCACTTCGACCTGCTCGCCGAGTACGGGTTCTACGGCGCGACCATGAGTGCAGCATCGCGCAGCGATTCGATGAGGGGTGGTGGCCGGGAGACGGGTCGGGCCGATGTGGATATCAGTACCTTTACCCAGGTCGGCGAGATCCTGGTGGCCGGATGCCTGACGACGACCTTCGTCTGGGCGCAGCATCTCGGGGTCGCGCGGCGGGTCGCCAACTCACCGAATCTCGAACTGCGGGAACGACTTACCGAGGACCTGCGGCACGGCCGGGTGCGGGCGGGCGTCACGTACGCGGGCGCGAACGATCAGCCGGGGTTGACCGCGCACCGGGTCGAGGGCGGATATGTGCTCGACGGGACCGCGCCATTCGTCACCGGATGGGGCCTGGTCGACATCATCGGGGTGATGGCGCGCGCTGCCGATGACGAGAACGCACTGATCAGCGTGCTGGTGCCCGCCGAATCCGGACCCGCCGTGCACGCCGAACCGCTTCCGTTGATCGCGGCCGATGCGAGCAATACCGTGACGCTCACCGTCGACGGCCTCATGGTTCCCGATTCCGCCGTGGAGAACCGGATTTCGCTGCGCAACTTCCACGCGACGTTCATCCTGGCCGCCTGGCGCAACGGTGCGCTCGCGCTCGGTCTGGTGCGGCGCTGTCTCGGCGAACTGGCCGACCTCGGCGTCGACACCACCGCGCTGGCCGCCGAATCCGCGCGCATCCGAACCGAACTCGACGACGCGCTCAGCGGACAGTCGGATATCTACGTGGCCCGCGCCCGCGCCTCCGAACTCGCGGTCCGCGCGGCGGCCGCGCTGGTGACGGCCATCGGCAGCGCGGCCGTCACGCGCGGCAACCGTGCCGAACGGTCACTGCGCGAGGCGACGTTCACCCTGGTCTTCGGTTCCCGCCCGGCGATCAGAACCGCCCTGCTGGACCGGCTGACCCGAACACCCTGA